A portion of the Chiroxiphia lanceolata isolate bChiLan1 chromosome 10, bChiLan1.pri, whole genome shotgun sequence genome contains these proteins:
- the LOC116791452 gene encoding thiamine transporter 2-like: MGCWKQEKSNTWTFPTLILCLYGFFYMMKPSEPFLTPYLTGPDKNLTTDEVTNQILPVWTYSYLALLFPVFLLTDYLRYKPVLLLQGISLIITWLLLLFAHGVLAMQVVEFFYGMVTATEVAYYAYIYSVVSTDRYQRVTSYCRSSTLVAATVAAVLGQLLVSLADVSYFYLNAISLASVALAFLCAFFLPMPQKSMFFHRKDASQSLPGPDKVAAPAGSDRPSSCQEDTSSDSAARGPTSQQQAGNAKPRNHMLRVLVQLSKDLRDCYSSRKLLYWSLWWALATAGFNQVLNYIQVLWDFRAPSHSSAVYNGAVEALATFLSSVTSFLVQYMKINWDLFGELALGIFSAVDAGSLFLMHFSTNIWACYAGYLIFKACYMLLLTIATFQIAINLSMERYALMFGFNNFIALVIQTILTVVVVDSRGLGLDIVTQFLIYGSYFAVIHGIFMIRSICVLVSSKCKRKIARCCKEQLNHAEHESREQIVTGYLTRL; this comes from the exons ATgggctgctggaagcaggagaaaagcaaCACCTGGACTTTTCCCACCCTGATTCTCTGCCTCTATGGATTCTTCTACATGATGAAACCATCAGAACCTTTCCTAACACCCTATCTAACAGGACCAGATAAAAACCTGACCACAGATGAG GTTACCAACCAGATTTTGCCCGTTTGGACATACTCCTACCTCGCCCTCCTGTTCCCAGTCTTCCTGCTCACAGATTACCTGCGCTACAAGcccgtcctcctcctccagggcaTCAGCCTCATCATCAcctggctcctgctcctctttGCACACGGAGTGCTGGCCATGCAGGTGGTGGAATTCTTCTACGGGATGGTGACGGCCACTGAGGTGGCCTATTACGCCTACATCTACAGCGTGGTCAGCACCGACCGCTACCAGAGGGTGACGAGCtactgcaggagcagcactcTGGTGGCAGCCACTGTTGCTGCCGTGCTGGGACAGCTGCTGGTGTCCTTGGCAGACGTGTCCTACTTCTACCTCAACGCCATTTCTCTGGCTTCCGTGGCCCTGGCGTTCCTGTGTGCCTTTTTCCTCCCCATGCCCCAGAAGAGCATGTTCTTCCACAGGAAAGATGcctcccagtctctcccaggGCCTGACAAAGTTGCGGCTCCGGCCGGTTCTGACCGTCCCTCGAGCTGCCAAGAGGACACGAGCTCCGACTCCGCTGCCAGGGGCCCAACATCCCAACAGCAGGCTGGGAATGCCAAGCCCCGGAATCACATGCTCAGAGTGCTGGTGCAGCTGAGCAAGGACCTGAGGGATTGCTACAGCTCCAGGAAACTTCTCTACTGGTCCCTGTGGTGGGCTCTGGCTACGGCCGGCTTTAACCAAGTCCTGAATTACATCCAAGTGCTGTGGGATTTCCGAGCCCCctctcacagctctgcagtgtaCAATGGAGCTGTCGAAGCACTAGCAACTTTTCTGA gCTCAGTAACGTCTTTCCTAGTACAGTATATGAAAATTAACTGGGACCTGTTTGGAGAACTGGCTTTAGGGATCTTCTCTGCGGTAGATGCCGGTTCTCTGTTTCTCATGCACTTCTCTACCAACATCTGGGCGTGTTACGCTGGCTATCTCATTTTCAAGGCCTGCTATATGCTCCTGCTGACAATAGCAAC GTTCCAGATTGCCATCAATCTGAGCATGGAACGCTATGCTTTGATGTTTGGATTCAACAACTTCATTGCCCTGGTGATTCAGACCATTCTTACAGTAGTTGTTGTGGATTCGAGAGGCCTGGGGCTGGACATAGTGACTCAG tttttaatttatggCAGCTACTTTGCAGTCATACACGGGATTTTCATGATCAGAAGCATTTGTGTGCTTGTCTCaagcaaatgcaaaaggaaaatagcaAGATGTTGCAAAGAGCAGCTGAACCATGCTGAGCACGAATCCAGAGAGCAGATTGTCACAGGCTATTTGACTCGGCTGTAG